The DNA segment TGCGCCGGGGAACCGGTTCGTCGGAGACGGGGACGAAGGTGCCGTCGTCGCGCTCGACCAGGCCGAGGTCGAGCGCCTCCTCGCGAAGGAGCTGGCGGACGACAGCCGGATGCGGCTGGCCCGCGACGTACTCGACGATCTCGTCGGGGTCGATCGGCCTGACGTTCCGGAGATACAACGCGTTCTGCCGAACCGCTTCGCGGTGATCCGTCACGCGCCGTCACCTCCGTCGGCTCCCCATCGGTCACGGAGTCCGGCGAGGATCACGTCGAGTTCGTCGTGATCGGCGCTCGCCACCCGTTCGGCGGCCGCGGCCACCGCGGCTGCCCCGTCGAAGCGCGCCTGGACGTCCGCGTAGACGCGCGGCGTCCCACCGGCCATCCGCTCGACCTGCTCACGCAAGGCGGCGTAGACTGGCGTCTCGAACTCTTGCGGAACCGGATCGGCCGTCAGTCCGAACGCGAGTACCGCCGCGTGGGTCGCCGCCTGGACGGATTCCATCGTCGCGTCGTGCTCGGCGGCGGTCGTCTCGACGAGGTCGTTCCCGGCGGCTTCGAGGTCGGTCAGGATCGCGTCGATCAGGGGCCCTCCTTCGTCGGTGACCACGGCGACGGAGCCGGGCGCTCGCTCCGGCGCGAAGAGCGGATGTAAACTGCACCGTTCCAGATCGGGAGCGTGTTCGGTCATCGCGTCGAGTGCCGGCGCCATCACGCCGGTTACGTCGACGATTGCACCGCGAGCACGGTCGGCATGAGCGACGACCGCCTCCTCCACCAGTGGCATCGGGACGGCGAGACAGACCACGTCGAAATCGGCCGATGGCCCATCCGCGTCGCCGGCAGCCTCGCCGATGCCGGTGGCCGGGTCGAGTGGTACTACCCGGGCGTCGACGGCCGCGGCCGTCTCACGTGCCACGGCCTCGTCGACGTCGGCCACGGCGACGTCCGCGTCGAGCACGTCGGCGATCCAGCGGCCCATCGCACCGGCCCCGACGACGAGTACCTCCATTGGCGGGTGGTATCCGGCGGTTCCGCAAAAGGGGTTCGGTCGGTCACCCGTCCCGGCGTCGATCGCGGACCCAGCGGACACCGAGAGCACGGTCGACTCCCGGAGACTGGGACCACGCTAGATGCCTGAATCACGTCGGAGGCTCGAATCACGCCGAAGATCCAAAACACGACGGAGACGGGTTAGCGCCGGTCTTCGGGTTCGACGTCGATCGGGTAGTCCGTGAGATTCTCGTACCCGTCCTCGGTGACGACGACGAGGTCCTCGATGCGGACGCCGCCGACCTCGGGGTCGTAGATTCCAGGTTCGACCGTGACGACGTGTCCGGGTTCGAGTTCTTCGCCGCCGAACGAGAGACGCGGGCCCTCGTGGATGTCGAGACCGACGCCGTGGCCGGTGCCGTGGATGTAGCCGGTGTCGGTCTCGGGGTCGCTTCGCAGCGTGGCGTAGCCGGCGTCCTCGATCACGTCGCAGACGATTTCGTGGACCTCGTCGCCCGTGACGCCGGGTTCGATGGCGTCGAGGGC comes from the Halovivax cerinus genome and includes:
- a CDS encoding prephenate dehydrogenase/arogenate dehydrogenase family protein; its protein translation is MEVLVVGAGAMGRWIADVLDADVAVADVDEAVARETAAAVDARVVPLDPATGIGEAAGDADGPSADFDVVCLAVPMPLVEEAVVAHADRARGAIVDVTGVMAPALDAMTEHAPDLERCSLHPLFAPERAPGSVAVVTDEGGPLIDAILTDLEAAGNDLVETTAAEHDATMESVQAATHAAVLAFGLTADPVPQEFETPVYAALREQVERMAGGTPRVYADVQARFDGAAAVAAAAERVASADHDELDVILAGLRDRWGADGGDGA